Proteins from one Arthrobacter sp. DNA4 genomic window:
- a CDS encoding MFS transporter yields the protein MNSASAPGAMQPASDLVAGTGSSTRGQVLAWASWDWGSAAFNAVMTTFVFTVYLTSNAFGGEDSASAVLGGALAVAGFAIALLAPVTGQRSDAGGRRKLWLGVNSAAVAILTALCFFVFPHPEFLLLGVSLIALGNVFFEFAGVNYNAMLAQVSTPRNIGKVSGFGWGAGYLGGIVALLIVLQLFVQPAFEWFGASTQDSLNIRLVAVFSALWFFVFALPVLFAVPELPRSGQAARLGFLASYGLLFRRIKAIYATSPHTIYFLLASAVFRDGLAAVFTFGGIIAAGTFGFALSQVIFFAIFGNVVAAVGAMIGGFLDDKVGPKAVITGSLVGLLVAGSAILVLGNGNYSVFGMEWAGSTTFWVFGLFLCLFVGPAQSSSRAYLARLAPHGESGELFGLYATTGRAVSFLAPALFTLCITVATPLVPAGQAQRWGILGIMVVLLAGLLVLLPVKAPERAPIAVVPAN from the coding sequence ATGAACAGCGCCAGCGCTCCCGGGGCGATGCAGCCCGCCTCGGATCTTGTTGCCGGAACCGGGTCCTCCACCAGGGGACAGGTCCTGGCCTGGGCCTCCTGGGACTGGGGCTCTGCGGCGTTCAACGCCGTCATGACCACGTTCGTCTTCACCGTCTACCTCACCTCCAACGCCTTTGGCGGCGAGGACAGTGCCTCCGCAGTGCTGGGCGGCGCCTTGGCGGTAGCCGGGTTCGCCATCGCGCTGCTGGCACCGGTCACCGGCCAGCGCTCCGACGCAGGGGGGCGGCGCAAGCTGTGGCTGGGCGTCAACTCGGCCGCCGTCGCCATCCTCACCGCCCTGTGCTTTTTCGTGTTCCCGCACCCGGAATTCCTGCTCCTCGGCGTGTCCCTGATCGCGCTGGGCAACGTCTTCTTCGAATTCGCCGGCGTCAACTACAACGCCATGCTCGCGCAGGTGTCCACCCCACGGAACATCGGAAAGGTCAGCGGTTTCGGCTGGGGCGCCGGCTACCTGGGCGGCATCGTGGCACTCCTGATCGTCCTGCAACTGTTCGTCCAGCCGGCCTTCGAATGGTTCGGCGCCTCCACGCAGGACAGCCTCAACATCAGGCTGGTGGCCGTTTTCTCCGCCCTGTGGTTCTTTGTCTTCGCGCTCCCCGTCCTGTTCGCCGTCCCTGAACTGCCCCGCTCCGGGCAGGCCGCGCGGCTGGGGTTCCTGGCCAGCTACGGACTGCTGTTCCGGCGGATCAAGGCCATCTACGCCACCAGCCCGCATACGATCTACTTCCTCCTGGCCAGCGCCGTGTTCCGGGACGGCCTCGCCGCCGTCTTCACGTTCGGCGGCATCATCGCTGCCGGCACCTTCGGCTTTGCCCTCTCCCAGGTCATCTTCTTCGCCATCTTCGGGAACGTCGTGGCAGCCGTCGGTGCGATGATCGGCGGGTTCCTGGACGACAAGGTGGGGCCCAAGGCCGTCATCACCGGCTCCCTGGTGGGCCTCCTGGTTGCCGGGAGCGCAATCCTGGTCCTGGGAAACGGCAACTATTCCGTCTTCGGCATGGAGTGGGCGGGCAGCACCACGTTCTGGGTCTTCGGGCTCTTCCTCTGCCTGTTCGTCGGTCCCGCCCAGTCCTCCTCCCGCGCCTACCTTGCCCGCCTCGCACCGCACGGCGAATCCGGTGAGCTGTTCGGCCTCTACGCCACCACCGGCCGGGCCGTCAGCTTCCTGGCGCCTGCTCTCTTCACGCTTTGCATCACCGTGGCCACCCCGCTGGTGCCCGCCGGGCAGGCACAGCGGTGGGGCATCCTGGGCATCATGGTGGTCCTGCTCGCCGGGCTCCTGGTGCTGCTGCCCGTGAAGGCGCCGGAACGGGCCCCCATTGCCGTGGTCCCCGCCAACTGA
- a CDS encoding Na+/H+ antiporter subunit A, translating into MITVLAVHFSVAVLAPFLFRVWGRNAFYALAAVPAVSFGWLMFQHNPIYSGPGAVTEVFEWVPSLHLALAFRMDALAWVMSLLVLGVGSLVLVYCARYFKRKDQDLGAFGAQLLAFAGAMFGLVTADDLLLLFIFWELTTILSYLLIGFARTRLAARRSALQALMVTTAGGLAMLVGLIMLGNAAGTYSISAILEQAPALAGGTAGTMVSAAVVLILVGAITKSALVPFHFWLPGAMAAPTPVSAYLHAAAMVKAGIYLVARLAPGFSETAFWQPVVLGLGLATMLVGGYRALRQTDIKLILAYGTVSQLGFLTMVVGLGTPDAALAGLAMLLAHGLFKATLFLVVGIIDHQSGTRDVRKLSGVFRSSRALGIVAGIGAASMAGVPLLAGFVAKESVLEAFVHHATGPHAGPWGVLVLVGIVVGSILTFAYSARFMWGAFAVKPGVDPTPFKAIRPSFLAAPAVLSLLTIAYGLWPVPVDAWIQPYAALFASTAPDAGTAAAQAGHLALWHGVTPALGLTAVTFALGLAMYFGRNAVARAQSLVPAWVDADRAYQLTIGALDDAAVWITGRTQRGSLYFYLAVILSVAFVLPLAAILLGGNALPQDIYLVDPNSPLQLVAGVGIVIGALAAVKANKRFLAVLMVSVTGYGIALLFALQGAPDLALTQMLVETIILVAFVLAMRRLPPELRDRTGGKYRVLRVIIGLGFGVTMVFAAIFAMGARTAIPVSLQFPQLAYEGGGGLNVVNVTLVDIRAWDTFGEISVLALAATGVASLIFVRGRGDRLQASATVAAGTVGRHPGVDPGSRDAAALAISRKFAASTRDPWIVAGRTLAPERRSIIFEVVTRLIFHSMIIFSLYLLLTGHNLPGGGFAGGLTAGLALTIRYLAGGRFELREAAPLSAGALLGIGLALAAASGVMPLLLGGQVFQSAIIQVWLPVFGDIKFVTSTIFDIGVYIVVVGLVLDVLRSLGAEIDEHLEDQSAPGSEDQEPGQEQEPDHGKGREPDRVGEDQGPRLDQEPDGVPAETTAKGHA; encoded by the coding sequence GTGATCACAGTCCTTGCCGTGCACTTTTCGGTGGCTGTCCTCGCGCCCTTCCTCTTCAGGGTCTGGGGCCGCAACGCCTTCTACGCGTTGGCTGCAGTCCCGGCGGTTTCCTTTGGCTGGCTGATGTTCCAGCACAATCCCATCTACTCCGGACCGGGTGCCGTCACTGAGGTCTTTGAATGGGTCCCCAGCCTCCACCTGGCGCTGGCGTTCCGTATGGACGCCCTGGCCTGGGTGATGTCCCTGCTGGTGCTCGGCGTGGGTTCGCTGGTGCTGGTCTACTGCGCGCGCTACTTCAAGCGGAAGGACCAGGACCTGGGCGCCTTTGGTGCCCAGCTGCTGGCGTTCGCCGGTGCCATGTTCGGCCTGGTCACCGCGGATGACCTCCTGCTGCTGTTCATCTTCTGGGAACTGACCACCATCCTGTCCTACCTGCTGATCGGCTTTGCCCGGACCCGGCTTGCGGCCCGCCGCTCCGCCCTTCAGGCGTTGATGGTCACCACCGCCGGCGGCCTTGCCATGCTGGTGGGCCTGATCATGCTGGGCAATGCCGCCGGCACCTACAGCATCTCCGCCATCCTGGAGCAGGCCCCGGCGCTGGCCGGCGGGACGGCGGGCACCATGGTGAGCGCCGCCGTCGTCCTCATCCTGGTGGGTGCCATCACCAAATCAGCGCTGGTCCCCTTCCACTTCTGGCTCCCCGGCGCCATGGCGGCCCCCACCCCCGTCAGCGCCTACCTGCACGCGGCGGCGATGGTGAAGGCAGGCATCTACCTGGTGGCGCGGCTTGCCCCCGGATTCTCGGAGACGGCGTTCTGGCAGCCCGTGGTCCTGGGGCTGGGCCTGGCCACCATGCTGGTGGGCGGCTACCGGGCGCTGCGGCAAACCGACATCAAGCTGATCCTGGCCTACGGCACCGTCAGCCAGCTGGGCTTCCTGACCATGGTGGTGGGCCTGGGAACGCCCGACGCCGCGCTGGCGGGCCTGGCTATGCTGCTGGCACACGGCCTGTTCAAGGCCACGCTGTTCCTGGTGGTGGGCATCATCGACCACCAGTCCGGGACCCGCGACGTGCGTAAACTGTCCGGCGTCTTCCGCTCTTCCCGGGCCCTTGGCATTGTGGCCGGCATCGGGGCTGCGTCCATGGCGGGCGTTCCGCTGCTGGCAGGCTTTGTGGCCAAGGAATCGGTGCTGGAGGCATTCGTGCACCACGCCACGGGCCCGCACGCCGGGCCGTGGGGCGTGCTGGTCCTGGTGGGAATAGTGGTGGGCTCGATCCTCACTTTCGCCTACAGTGCCCGCTTCATGTGGGGCGCATTCGCGGTCAAGCCCGGCGTGGACCCCACCCCGTTCAAGGCCATCAGGCCTTCCTTCCTGGCCGCCCCCGCGGTCCTCAGCCTCCTGACCATCGCCTATGGGCTTTGGCCGGTTCCGGTGGACGCCTGGATCCAGCCGTACGCCGCGCTGTTCGCTTCCACAGCGCCCGACGCCGGCACCGCGGCAGCGCAGGCGGGCCACCTTGCGCTGTGGCATGGCGTCACCCCCGCACTGGGGCTGACGGCCGTCACCTTCGCCCTGGGCCTTGCCATGTACTTTGGCCGCAACGCAGTGGCCCGGGCCCAGTCCCTGGTCCCGGCCTGGGTGGACGCCGACCGCGCCTACCAGCTGACCATCGGCGCGCTGGACGACGCGGCCGTCTGGATTACCGGCCGGACCCAGCGCGGTTCACTGTACTTCTACCTCGCGGTCATCCTGAGCGTGGCGTTCGTCCTGCCGCTGGCCGCGATCCTGCTTGGCGGCAACGCCCTGCCGCAGGACATCTACCTTGTGGACCCCAATTCGCCGTTGCAGCTGGTGGCCGGGGTGGGCATCGTCATCGGCGCCCTGGCTGCCGTCAAGGCCAACAAACGTTTCCTTGCCGTGCTCATGGTGTCCGTCACCGGGTACGGCATCGCGCTGCTATTCGCCCTGCAGGGTGCCCCGGATCTGGCCCTGACCCAGATGCTGGTGGAAACCATCATCCTGGTGGCCTTTGTCCTGGCCATGCGCAGGCTGCCGCCCGAACTGCGGGACCGCACCGGCGGAAAATACCGGGTCCTGCGGGTGATCATCGGCTTGGGCTTCGGCGTGACCATGGTGTTCGCCGCGATTTTCGCCATGGGCGCCCGGACCGCCATCCCCGTGTCCCTGCAGTTTCCGCAGCTCGCCTATGAAGGCGGCGGCGGCCTGAACGTGGTCAACGTGACCCTGGTGGACATCCGCGCCTGGGACACGTTCGGCGAGATCAGCGTCCTGGCGCTGGCCGCCACCGGCGTGGCAAGCCTGATCTTCGTCCGCGGCCGGGGCGACAGGCTGCAGGCGTCCGCCACCGTTGCAGCAGGCACGGTGGGACGCCACCCCGGTGTTGACCCCGGCTCCCGGGACGCGGCGGCGCTGGCCATCAGCCGGAAGTTCGCAGCCTCCACCCGGGACCCCTGGATCGTGGCAGGGCGGACGTTGGCTCCGGAGCGCCGCTCCATCATCTTCGAGGTGGTCACCAGGCTGATCTTCCACTCCATGATCATCTTCTCGCTGTACCTGTTGCTGACCGGCCACAACCTGCCGGGCGGAGGATTCGCCGGCGGCCTCACCGCGGGCCTGGCCCTGACCATCCGCTACCTGGCGGGTGGCCGGTTCGAGCTGCGGGAGGCGGCGCCCCTGAGTGCCGGCGCGCTGCTGGGCATTGGCCTGGCCCTGGCGGCCGCCTCCGGAGTGATGCCCCTGCTGCTGGGCGGCCAGGTCTTCCAGTCCGCCATCATCCAGGTGTGGCTGCCGGTGTTTGGGGACATCAAGTTCGTCACCTCCACCATCTTTGATATCGGCGTCTACATCGTGGTGGTGGGCCTGGTGCTTGACGTGCTGCGCAGCCTCGGAGCCGAGATCGATGAACACCTGGAGGACCAGTCCGCGCCCGGCAGCGAGGACCAGGAACCGGGCCAGGAGCAGGAACCGGACCACGGCAAGGGCCGGGAGCCGGACCGGGTTGGGGAAGACCAAGGACCCCGCCTGGACCAGGAACCGGACGGGGTTCCTGCAGAGACCACCGCAAAGGGCCACGCATGA